Proteins encoded together in one Longimicrobiales bacterium window:
- a CDS encoding translocation/assembly module TamB domain-containing protein: protein AYQAQAQLAGELIVNKSGEATPITGTLSGTRGQYTLIAGPVIRRFDIVSAQVRFRGEPSPNPAIDVTARRIVLDQEGRQLDVDVRITGTAETPTLQLAGGQTGQIAESELLSFLMFGASSSTLGGDALPGDQLLQQTYFGGFFDLVSLELERSLGGLGLDILQVNVGQSLLGGEAPTTIVAGKQILPDVFLTLQTALDGLFGDETDVGTFAIRLDWSFDRRSRLRLALEPVYRGRGLRSSVFALPLQDPQQQLLIELRRRWTY, encoded by the coding sequence GCCTACCAGGCACAGGCACAGCTGGCCGGCGAGCTGATCGTGAACAAGAGCGGTGAGGCCACGCCCATCACCGGAACCCTGTCAGGCACGCGCGGGCAGTACACGCTGATTGCCGGGCCCGTCATCCGACGCTTCGACATCGTGTCCGCGCAGGTCCGCTTCCGCGGCGAGCCATCGCCCAATCCCGCCATCGATGTCACCGCCCGTCGCATCGTCCTCGATCAGGAGGGTCGACAGCTGGACGTCGACGTGCGTATCACCGGCACCGCCGAGACGCCGACGCTCCAGCTCGCGGGCGGGCAGACCGGTCAGATCGCGGAATCCGAGCTGCTGAGCTTCCTGATGTTCGGTGCGTCCAGTTCCACGCTCGGCGGTGACGCCCTCCCGGGTGACCAGCTGCTGCAGCAGACGTACTTCGGCGGGTTCTTCGACCTGGTTTCGCTCGAGCTGGAACGCTCGCTCGGCGGCCTCGGGCTGGACATCCTCCAGGTGAACGTCGGGCAAAGCCTGCTGGGCGGTGAGGCGCCGACCACGATCGTGGCGGGCAAGCAGATCCTGCCGGACGTTTTCCTGACGCTGCAAACGGCTTTGGACGGTTTGTTCGGGGATGAGACGGATGTCGGCACGTTCGCGATACGCCTCGACTGGTCGTTCGATCGCCGCTCACGTCTGCGTCTCGCACTCGAACCGGTCTACCGCGGGCGCGGCCTGCGGTCGTCCGTGTTCGCGCTGCCGCTTCAGGACCCGCAGCAGCAGCTGCTCATCGAGCTGCGTCGGCGCTGGACGTATTGA
- a CDS encoding GntR family transcriptional regulator, which produces MSRAQPGAVIVDQLRDRIVTGLYFGNWQPGERLPSIRDIADAESVDRKTAAAAYHRLEEEGLVQVKARSGVFLRDERENGSRNGAGGPLEKLQRRWLKNTYDGARALGLDTDTVLRLFGAVAEVEATPIPVVEEDPATARTVAEELRECVGIDARPVGLAEVTARGSMFAHTSFAVTTPYYAARVSMAMPHRPLIIATLSLDLLHGLMERAAGGTILVTVPSQWIASRVESALRQRAPNMERTRVVVADPATDLQQLRRDASCVFVWPGCDDVLSAFEGDECVKPVRLLSEATTDRVRTAVLDAALRSLSVNTGTPTAVAV; this is translated from the coding sequence ATGAGTCGAGCCCAACCCGGCGCCGTCATCGTCGATCAGCTGCGCGACCGGATCGTCACCGGTCTCTACTTCGGAAACTGGCAGCCCGGCGAACGCCTGCCAAGCATACGCGACATTGCCGACGCCGAATCGGTCGACCGGAAGACGGCCGCGGCCGCCTACCACCGGCTCGAAGAAGAGGGCCTGGTGCAGGTCAAGGCCCGATCCGGTGTGTTCCTGCGCGACGAGCGCGAGAACGGATCGCGCAACGGGGCGGGCGGCCCGCTGGAGAAGCTCCAGCGACGGTGGCTGAAGAACACGTACGATGGCGCGCGCGCGCTCGGGCTGGATACCGATACGGTGCTGCGCCTGTTCGGCGCAGTCGCGGAGGTGGAGGCGACGCCGATCCCGGTCGTGGAGGAGGACCCCGCCACCGCCCGGACCGTGGCGGAAGAGCTCCGCGAGTGCGTGGGCATCGACGCGCGTCCGGTCGGCCTCGCGGAAGTGACGGCCCGGGGGTCGATGTTCGCTCACACCTCGTTCGCCGTGACGACGCCCTATTACGCGGCGCGGGTGAGCATGGCGATGCCCCACAGACCGCTCATCATTGCAACGCTGTCGCTGGATCTGCTGCACGGTCTGATGGAGCGTGCGGCCGGCGGCACCATCCTCGTGACGGTGCCCAGTCAGTGGATCGCGTCGCGCGTCGAGTCCGCGCTGCGGCAGCGGGCGCCGAACATGGAGCGGACGCGCGTCGTGGTTGCCGACCCGGCAACCGACCTCCAGCAGCTGCGCCGCGACGCGTCATGCGTGTTCGTCTGGCCGGGCTGCGATGATGTCCTGTCGGCATTCGAGGGCGACGAGTGCGTGAAGCCGGTACGCCTGCTCTCGGAAGCGACGACCGATCGCGTGCGCACCGCCGTGCTCGATGCGGCGCTGCGCAGCCTCAGCGTCAATACAGGCACTCCGACGGCCGTCGCCGTCTAG